In Polaribacter sp. Hel_I_88, the following proteins share a genomic window:
- a CDS encoding nucleoside phosphorylase produces the protein MAIKQSELILNPDGSIYHLNLRPENIATNIIFVGDQDRVEKITQLFDSIEFTTQKREFKTSTGIYKGKRISVISTGIGPDNIDIVLNELDALVNINLETREVKENHTALNIVRIGTSGSLQKDIPVDSFLLSSHAIDLNGMLHSYQVDEIAHPEIEDTFVKHTNWSAKKSYPLVIANSTELANKIISDTVFQGITATAGGFYAPQGRILRLGLQDEHLNSKIDSFNFNGIRITNLEMETSAIYGLSKLLGHHAVSMNAIIANRANGTFSENPYKVVENLIEYTLQKLIE, from the coding sequence ATGGCTATAAAACAATCTGAATTAATCTTAAATCCAGATGGAAGTATTTATCATCTCAATTTAAGACCAGAAAATATTGCTACAAATATTATTTTCGTTGGTGATCAAGATCGTGTTGAAAAAATCACACAACTTTTTGACAGTATTGAGTTTACAACTCAAAAAAGAGAATTTAAAACATCCACAGGAATTTATAAAGGAAAACGAATTTCTGTAATTTCCACAGGAATTGGTCCTGATAATATTGATATTGTTCTAAATGAATTAGATGCTTTGGTCAACATCAACTTAGAAACAAGAGAAGTTAAGGAAAATCATACAGCTTTAAATATTGTAAGAATTGGTACTTCTGGCTCTTTGCAAAAAGACATTCCAGTTGATTCTTTTTTACTGAGTTCTCATGCAATCGATTTAAATGGCATGCTTCACTCCTATCAAGTTGATGAAATTGCACACCCAGAAATCGAAGATACTTTTGTAAAACATACCAATTGGAGTGCAAAAAAATCGTATCCTTTAGTAATTGCAAATAGTACTGAGTTAGCAAATAAAATTATTTCTGATACAGTTTTTCAAGGAATTACGGCTACTGCTGGGGGTTTTTATGCACCTCAAGGACGAATTTTACGTTTAGGTTTACAAGACGAACATCTAAACTCTAAAATTGATAGTTTTAATTTTAACGGAATTAGAATTACAAATTTAGAGATGGAAACATCTGCAATTTATGGTTTGTCTAAACTTTTAGGGCATCATGCAGTTTCTATGAACGCCATTATTGCTAATAGAGCCAATGGTACTTTTAGCGAAAATCCATATAAAGTTGTTGAAAATTTAATTGAATACACTTTGCAAAAATTAATTGAGTAA
- a CDS encoding substrate-binding domain-containing protein yields the protein MTNLKIGGVPEHFNYPWYITLKNKEYSKHNINLRWQDYPGGTGQMCKALRNGSVDIAIVLTEGIIKDIADGNPSKIVQTFVETPLIWGIHVGAKSKFKKIDDLENATIAISRFGSGSHLMAIVNAYNQGWDIAKLKFKVIKDLQGGIDALTNGEADYFMWEHFTTKPLVDNGTFRRIDDCPTPWPCFVIAVRNEVLENNFNEVKKVLDIINAETADFKEIENIDKTLAKRYEQQLEDIQKWLKITEWNAGKPITKNLIGRIQNKMVQFNVIEEKKNSGDFIKNMYI from the coding sequence ATGACGAATTTAAAAATTGGTGGTGTTCCTGAGCATTTTAATTATCCTTGGTATATCACTTTAAAAAATAAAGAATATAGCAAGCATAATATCAATCTTCGTTGGCAAGATTATCCTGGAGGAACAGGACAAATGTGCAAAGCGTTAAGAAATGGTTCTGTAGATATTGCTATAGTTTTAACAGAGGGAATTATTAAAGATATTGCAGATGGAAATCCGTCTAAAATTGTGCAAACTTTTGTAGAAACTCCCTTAATTTGGGGAATTCATGTAGGTGCTAAATCAAAATTTAAAAAAATAGATGATTTAGAAAATGCTACAATTGCCATTAGTAGGTTTGGTTCTGGCTCTCATTTAATGGCGATTGTAAATGCCTATAACCAAGGTTGGGATATTGCAAAACTAAAATTTAAAGTCATCAAAGATTTGCAAGGTGGCATTGATGCTTTAACAAATGGTGAAGCAGATTATTTTATGTGGGAACATTTTACCACAAAACCTTTGGTTGATAATGGTACTTTTAGAAGAATAGATGATTGCCCAACTCCTTGGCCTTGTTTTGTAATTGCGGTTAGAAACGAAGTTTTAGAAAACAATTTTAATGAAGTTAAAAAAGTTTTAGACATTATAAATGCCGAAACTGCAGACTTTAAAGAAATAGAAAATATTGATAAAACCTTAGCAAAAAGATACGAACAACAATTGGAAGACATTCAAAAATGGTTAAAAATAACTGAATGGAATGCAGGAAAACCAATTACAAAAAATTTAATTGGTCGTATTCAAAATAAAATGGTGCAGTTTAACGTTATTGAAGAGAAGAAAAATTCGGGAGATTTCATAAAAAATATGTACATTTAA
- a CDS encoding uracil-DNA glycosylase has translation MQVKIANPWKNILQNEFEKPYFKDLTKFVKDEYTNHICYPKGSDIFAAFDFCSLDDLKVVIIGQDPYHGPNQANGLCFSVKDGIAHPPSLQNIFKEISTDLNQEYPQSGNLEKWAKQGVLLLNATLTVRAHEAGSHQKKGWETFTDEVIKKISTEKENIVFLLWGGFAKKKVKLIDKKKHHILESGHPSPLSANRGYWFGNEHFSKTNAFLKSINKNEIDW, from the coding sequence ATGCAAGTAAAAATAGCCAATCCTTGGAAAAATATTTTACAAAACGAGTTTGAAAAACCATACTTTAAAGATCTAACAAAATTTGTAAAAGATGAATATACAAACCATATATGTTACCCAAAAGGATCTGATATTTTTGCAGCTTTTGATTTTTGTTCTTTAGATGATTTAAAAGTGGTAATTATTGGTCAAGATCCTTATCATGGACCAAATCAAGCTAATGGATTATGCTTTTCTGTTAAAGATGGTATTGCTCATCCACCTTCTTTACAAAATATTTTTAAAGAAATTTCTACGGATCTAAACCAAGAATATCCACAAAGTGGGAATTTAGAAAAATGGGCAAAACAAGGAGTTTTATTATTAAATGCCACTTTAACAGTTAGAGCTCATGAAGCTGGAAGTCATCAAAAAAAAGGTTGGGAAACGTTTACAGATGAAGTAATTAAGAAAATATCAACCGAAAAAGAAAATATTGTTTTTTTACTTTGGGGAGGTTTTGCCAAGAAAAAAGTGAAGTTAATTGACAAAAAGAAACATCATATTTTAGAATCTGGGCATCCATCACCTTTAAGTGCTAATAGAGGTTATTGGTTTGGAAATGAGCATTTTTCGAAAACGAATGCTTTTTTGAAATCTATCAATAAAAATGAAATTGATTGGTAA
- a CDS encoding DNA mismatch repair protein MutS: MNTSISEKTLQDLEFSTVLQHITEFCISGLGKEKVLEITPIHNKRQLFKELNLVDEYVSSFESENRVPNHGFDNISASIKRLAIENSFIETEAFLKLASTSLTVNELIKFFKKFQIMFPTFFELSQKIEFTTYIDDEIKKIIEISGEVKNNASSTLKQLRRDINNVRGKIGASFSSALSKAIAAGYLDDIKETVVDNQRVLAVAAMHRRKVAGSLLGSSKSGNIVYIAPQATLAYSREYQNLVYDEKQEVIKILRDLSTTIRPMVSLLEEYFEFLIHMDSVGAKAKYAREINAILPKISRTKKIFFKNAYHPVLWRKNKKQNLHTVPQTIELNEQQQIIVISGPNAGGKSITLKTIGLLQIMVQSGILIPVDERSETHIFDIVLTDIGDNQSIENQLSTYSYRLKNMRNFLRRCNENTLFLIDEFGTGSDPELGGALAEIFLEEFYHKKAFGIITTHYSNLKVLAAELENVTNANMQFDERSLEPLYKLFVGQAGSSFTFEVAQKNGIPFSLINKAKKRVDTEKVRLDKTISKLQKERNKLQKNSENLEKQKTQGQEHLESLQEKEQRIQNKLSGFQELYDQNQKMLSLGRKTNELLNKYFQTNNKKELNTNFNKWVADEKVKHLKKNPVQPKTKSQKQKAKIVQKQMQEVINKVEKEVLEKVVEVRKEKKIEAVKIAKEKSDYVYKLNDRVRIIDSNSVGTIDKIDKKNVTINYGVFTTKTSLNKIELVEKAKK; encoded by the coding sequence TTGAATACTAGTATCTCCGAAAAAACATTACAAGATTTAGAATTTTCTACAGTTTTACAACATATTACAGAGTTTTGTATTTCTGGTTTAGGAAAAGAAAAAGTATTGGAAATTACGCCGATTCACAATAAAAGACAATTATTTAAAGAACTGAATTTAGTCGATGAATATGTATCTTCTTTTGAAAGTGAAAATAGAGTTCCTAATCATGGTTTTGATAATATTTCAGCAAGTATAAAACGTTTAGCGATAGAAAATAGTTTTATAGAAACAGAAGCGTTTTTAAAACTTGCAAGTACTTCTTTAACTGTAAACGAGTTAATTAAATTCTTTAAAAAGTTTCAAATTATGTTTCCTACATTTTTTGAACTTTCTCAAAAAATTGAATTTACAACCTATATTGATGACGAAATCAAGAAAATTATCGAGATTTCTGGCGAAGTAAAAAACAATGCATCATCCACCTTAAAACAATTACGAAGAGATATTAATAATGTTCGTGGTAAAATTGGTGCAAGTTTTTCAAGTGCTTTATCCAAAGCAATTGCAGCTGGTTATTTAGATGATATTAAAGAAACTGTGGTTGATAATCAACGTGTTTTGGCAGTTGCTGCCATGCACAGAAGAAAAGTTGCTGGTAGTTTGTTAGGTTCATCCAAATCTGGAAATATCGTTTACATTGCTCCACAAGCAACCTTAGCTTACAGCAGAGAATATCAAAATTTAGTGTACGATGAAAAGCAAGAAGTGATAAAGATTTTACGAGATTTATCAACTACAATTCGTCCAATGGTTTCTTTGTTAGAGGAATATTTTGAATTTTTAATTCATATGGATAGTGTTGGAGCAAAAGCAAAATACGCACGAGAAATTAATGCAATTTTGCCAAAAATATCTCGAACTAAAAAGATATTTTTTAAAAATGCGTATCATCCTGTTTTATGGAGAAAAAATAAAAAACAAAATTTACATACAGTTCCTCAAACTATTGAGTTGAATGAACAACAACAGATCATCGTAATTTCTGGACCCAATGCTGGTGGAAAAAGTATCACTTTAAAAACCATTGGTTTGTTACAAATTATGGTGCAAAGTGGTATTTTAATTCCTGTTGATGAACGAAGTGAAACTCATATTTTTGATATTGTTTTAACGGATATTGGAGATAATCAATCTATTGAAAACCAACTGAGTACTTACAGTTATCGTTTAAAAAATATGCGTAATTTTTTAAGAAGATGTAACGAAAATACGCTGTTTTTGATTGATGAGTTTGGTACAGGTTCAGATCCAGAATTGGGTGGAGCTTTAGCCGAAATTTTCTTGGAAGAATTCTATCATAAAAAAGCATTCGGAATTATTACCACCCACTACTCCAACTTAAAAGTTTTAGCGGCTGAATTAGAAAATGTTACCAACGCAAATATGCAGTTTGATGAACGCAGTTTAGAGCCCTTGTATAAATTATTTGTTGGGCAAGCAGGAAGTTCATTTACATTTGAAGTCGCGCAAAAAAACGGAATTCCTTTTAGCTTAATTAACAAAGCAAAAAAGCGAGTTGATACAGAAAAAGTGCGTTTAGATAAAACCATTTCTAAACTTCAAAAAGAGCGAAATAAATTACAGAAAAATTCTGAAAATTTAGAAAAACAAAAAACGCAAGGTCAAGAGCATTTAGAGAGTTTGCAAGAAAAAGAACAAAGAATTCAAAATAAATTGTCTGGTTTTCAAGAATTGTATGATCAAAACCAAAAAATGCTTTCTTTAGGAAGAAAAACAAATGAACTCTTAAATAAATACTTTCAAACCAATAATAAAAAGGAATTAAATACCAACTTTAATAAATGGGTTGCTGATGAAAAAGTAAAACATTTAAAGAAAAATCCTGTTCAACCGAAAACTAAATCTCAAAAACAGAAAGCCAAAATTGTTCAAAAACAAATGCAAGAGGTTATTAATAAAGTTGAAAAAGAAGTTTTAGAAAAAGTTGTTGAAGTTAGAAAAGAAAAGAAAATTGAAGCTGTAAAAATTGCAAAAGAAAAATCAGATTATGTTTATAAATTAAATGATCGTGTTCGAATTATTGATTCTAATTCTGTAGGAACAATTGATAAAATTGATAAAAAAAATGTAACGATTAACTATGGTGTTTTTACAACAAAAACTTCGTTGAATAAAATTGAATTGGTAGAAAAAGCAAAAAAGTAG
- a CDS encoding DinB family protein produces the protein MIPNNEYNPYFEQYIQLVTKDGKSIIENMQHSQKEFDAILRKLPEEKHTFSYAEGKWTLKELIQHCIDTERVFCYRALCFARNDATSLPGFDQDIFVDHGNANQLNYFDLLDEMETLRKSTIQLYKSFSDEALLRIGVASGNKISVRALGYLFSGHQKHHLNIVTERYL, from the coding sequence ATGATTCCAAATAATGAGTATAATCCTTATTTTGAACAATACATCCAATTGGTAACGAAAGATGGAAAATCAATCATTGAAAATATGCAACATTCTCAAAAAGAATTTGATGCTATTTTAAGAAAATTACCAGAAGAAAAACATACTTTTAGCTATGCAGAAGGTAAATGGACACTGAAAGAATTGATTCAACATTGTATAGATACAGAACGCGTTTTTTGTTACAGAGCTTTGTGTTTTGCTAGAAATGATGCCACTTCTTTACCAGGTTTTGATCAAGATATTTTTGTAGATCATGGGAATGCAAATCAGTTAAATTATTTTGATTTATTAGATGAAATGGAAACTTTAAGAAAATCAACAATTCAATTATATAAAAGTTTTTCTGATGAAGCTTTGCTGCGAATTGGAGTTGCTTCTGGGAATAAAATTTCGGTAAGAGCTTTAGGATATTTATTTTCTGGGCATCAAAAGCATCATTTAAACATTGTTACAGAAAGATATTTGTAA
- a CDS encoding cob(I)yrinic acid a,c-diamide adenosyltransferase — translation MKIYTKTGDNGTTALFGGTRVKKYNARIESYGTVDELNSYIGLIKDQDINKDAKEALLKIQNELFTLGAMLATPPEKETLKSGKERLNIPKINENSILFLENEIDKMDEVLPQMTHFILPGGHQAVSFCHLARCVCRRAERLSVELNDDEPINEDILKYLNRLSDYLFVLARKLSLDLQVEEIKWIPTKH, via the coding sequence ATGAAAATATATACAAAAACTGGTGATAATGGCACAACTGCATTATTTGGTGGCACAAGAGTAAAAAAATACAATGCACGCATAGAAAGTTATGGAACTGTAGATGAATTAAACTCTTACATTGGTTTGATCAAAGACCAAGATATTAACAAAGATGCCAAAGAAGCTCTGCTAAAAATTCAAAACGAATTATTCACTTTGGGAGCAATGTTGGCAACTCCACCAGAAAAAGAAACATTAAAGTCTGGCAAAGAGCGATTGAATATTCCTAAAATTAATGAAAATTCTATTTTGTTTTTAGAAAATGAAATTGATAAAATGGATGAAGTGTTGCCTCAAATGACCCATTTTATTTTACCTGGAGGTCATCAAGCTGTGTCATTCTGTCACCTTGCAAGATGTGTTTGTAGACGCGCAGAACGTTTGTCTGTAGAGTTAAATGATGATGAACCTATAAATGAAGACATTTTAAAATACTTAAACCGACTTTCTGACTACCTTTTTGTGCTGGCACGAAAATTGTCTTTAGATTTACAAGTAGAGGAAATTAAATGGATTCCTACAAAACATTAA
- a CDS encoding DUF2795 domain-containing protein — MYWTLELASYLADAPWPATKDELIDYAIRTGAPLEVVENLQDIEDEGDAYDSIVEIWPDYPTEDDYLWNEDEY, encoded by the coding sequence ATGTATTGGACATTAGAATTAGCATCTTATTTAGCAGATGCACCTTGGCCAGCAACCAAAGACGAATTAATAGATTACGCTATTAGAACTGGAGCTCCTTTAGAAGTAGTGGAAAATCTACAAGATATAGAAGATGAAGGTGATGCATATGACTCAATTGTTGAAATTTGGCCAGATTATCCAACAGAGGATGATTATCTTTGGAATGAGGATGAATATTAA
- the secA gene encoding preprotein translocase subunit SecA → MSILNSVIKLFVGDKQLKDLKSLQPVVDNVRKFEAAIAKLSHDELRAKTQEFKNIIKEALKEFNDKIEALEAEAKGADIDRQEDIYTEIDALKDESYKVSEETLLKIMPEAFAVVKETAKRFVENEEIEVTASPFDRELSAERDNVTLEGDKAYWANSWDAAGKPVTWDMIHYDVQLIGGSVLHQGKIAEMMTGEGKTLVSTLPVYLNALTGNGVHLVTVNDYLAKRDKAWMGPIFEFHGLSTDCIDYHQPNSDARRKAYNADITYGTNNEFGFDYLRDNMASSKDDLVQRPPNYAIIDEVDSVLIDDARTPLIISGPVPQGDRHEFTELKPLVADIVTLQKQHLVKVLAEAKKLLAEGDEKEGGFLLLRVYRGLPKNKALIKFLSQEGIKQILQKTENTYMADNNKLMPEVDEDLWFVVEEKNNQIDLTDKGIAHLSEKTQNDNFFVLPDIGVKIGQIDAAETTKEEKAAQKDELYKDFSIKSERIHTMNQLLKAYTVFEKDVEYVVMDNKVMIVDEQTGRIMDGRRYSDGLHQAIEAKENVKIEDATQTFATVTLQNYFRMYRKLSGMTGTAITEAGELWEIYKLDVVEIPTNKPIQRDDKEDLVYKTAREKYNAVIEDIVKLVAENRPVLVGTTSVEISELLGRMLQMRKIPHNILNAKLHKREADVVAEAGKSGVVTIATNMAGRGTDIKLSSEVKEAGGLAIIGTERHDSRRVDRQLRGRAGRQGDVGSTQFYVALDDNLMRLFGSDRIAKMMDRMGLKEGEVIQHSMISKSIERAQKKVEENNFGIRKRLLEYDDIMNAQREFVYKRRRNALDGKRLQVDIANMIYDTCELIINTNKAVKDFQNFEFELIKFSSMTSPFSEEEFNKMSEKEMTDKLYEIVTEHYKNKIERNAVLAFPVIKDVFENEGDRYERIVVPFTDGSKSLQVVTNLKEAYESEGKSLVTDFEKNITLAIIDENWKEHLRKMDELKQSVQNASYEQKDPLLIYKFEAFELFKKTVDEINKEVLSFLFKGELPVQDRSQISEARSQKKERLNTSKADVQNSTEQAIQNSRPQKSEPVETMVREQPKIGRNERVTIKNVMSGVEKEVKYKQAIPLIEKGEFVLVNK, encoded by the coding sequence ATGAGTATTTTAAATTCAGTAATTAAACTTTTTGTAGGAGATAAACAGCTAAAAGATTTAAAAAGTTTACAACCAGTTGTAGATAATGTAAGAAAATTTGAAGCAGCAATTGCAAAGCTTTCTCATGATGAATTAAGAGCGAAAACGCAAGAATTCAAAAATATTATTAAAGAAGCTTTAAAAGAATTTAACGATAAAATTGAAGCGTTAGAAGCAGAAGCAAAAGGTGCAGATATAGACAGACAAGAAGATATTTATACTGAAATTGATGCTTTAAAAGACGAATCTTACAAAGTTTCTGAAGAAACGTTATTAAAAATTATGCCAGAAGCTTTTGCTGTTGTAAAAGAAACTGCGAAACGTTTTGTAGAAAACGAAGAAATTGAAGTAACTGCTTCTCCTTTTGATAGAGAATTGTCTGCAGAAAGAGATAATGTTACTTTAGAAGGTGATAAAGCCTATTGGGCAAATTCTTGGGATGCTGCAGGAAAACCTGTTACTTGGGACATGATTCATTATGATGTTCAGTTAATTGGTGGATCTGTTTTACATCAAGGTAAAATTGCTGAAATGATGACTGGAGAAGGAAAAACTTTAGTTTCTACGTTGCCAGTTTACCTAAATGCTTTAACAGGAAATGGCGTGCATTTAGTAACCGTAAATGATTATTTGGCAAAACGTGATAAAGCTTGGATGGGACCAATTTTTGAATTCCATGGGTTATCTACAGATTGTATCGATTATCATCAGCCAAACTCAGATGCCAGAAGAAAAGCCTACAATGCAGACATTACTTATGGAACCAATAACGAATTTGGTTTCGATTATTTGCGTGATAATATGGCTAGTTCTAAAGATGATTTAGTTCAAAGACCACCAAATTATGCCATTATTGATGAAGTAGATTCTGTTTTAATTGATGATGCCAGAACGCCATTAATTATTTCTGGTCCAGTTCCTCAAGGAGACAGACATGAATTTACAGAATTAAAACCTTTAGTTGCAGATATTGTTACCTTACAAAAACAACATTTAGTGAAAGTTTTAGCGGAAGCTAAAAAATTATTGGCAGAAGGTGATGAAAAAGAAGGTGGGTTTTTATTATTGAGAGTTTACAGAGGTTTACCTAAAAACAAAGCGTTAATTAAATTTTTATCACAAGAAGGAATCAAACAAATTCTTCAAAAAACTGAAAATACATACATGGCAGACAACAATAAGTTGATGCCAGAAGTAGATGAAGATTTATGGTTTGTTGTAGAAGAAAAAAACAATCAAATTGATTTAACTGATAAAGGAATTGCACATTTATCAGAAAAAACTCAAAATGATAATTTCTTTGTGTTACCAGATATTGGCGTAAAAATCGGACAAATTGATGCTGCTGAAACTACAAAAGAAGAAAAAGCAGCTCAAAAAGACGAATTATATAAAGATTTCAGCATTAAAAGTGAACGTATTCATACCATGAATCAACTTTTAAAAGCATACACTGTTTTTGAAAAAGATGTGGAATATGTTGTGATGGATAATAAGGTAATGATTGTTGATGAACAGACTGGACGTATTATGGATGGTCGTCGTTATTCAGATGGTTTACACCAAGCAATTGAAGCAAAAGAAAACGTAAAAATTGAGGATGCTACACAAACTTTTGCTACTGTAACATTACAAAATTATTTTAGAATGTACAGAAAACTGTCTGGAATGACAGGAACTGCGATTACTGAAGCTGGCGAATTATGGGAAATCTACAAACTAGATGTTGTAGAAATTCCTACCAATAAGCCAATTCAAAGAGATGATAAAGAAGATTTAGTCTACAAAACTGCACGTGAAAAATACAATGCAGTTATTGAAGATATTGTAAAATTAGTGGCAGAAAATCGTCCTGTTTTAGTAGGAACAACCTCTGTAGAAATATCAGAATTATTAGGTAGAATGTTACAAATGCGTAAAATTCCTCATAATATATTAAATGCAAAATTACACAAACGTGAAGCTGATGTTGTTGCAGAAGCAGGAAAATCTGGTGTGGTAACAATTGCAACAAACATGGCTGGTCGTGGAACAGATATTAAACTTTCTAGTGAAGTAAAAGAAGCTGGTGGTTTGGCAATTATTGGTACAGAAAGACACGATTCACGAAGAGTTGATAGACAGTTAAGAGGACGTGCAGGAAGACAAGGTGATGTTGGTTCTACACAGTTTTATGTTGCTTTAGATGACAATTTAATGCGTTTGTTTGGTTCTGATAGAATTGCCAAAATGATGGACAGAATGGGCTTAAAAGAAGGCGAAGTAATTCAGCATTCTATGATCTCAAAATCTATTGAAAGAGCGCAAAAGAAAGTTGAGGAAAACAACTTCGGAATCAGAAAACGTTTATTAGAGTATGATGATATTATGAACGCTCAACGTGAGTTTGTTTATAAAAGAAGACGTAATGCTTTAGATGGTAAACGTTTGCAAGTTGATATCGCTAACATGATTTATGATACTTGTGAATTAATTATCAACACTAATAAAGCTGTTAAAGATTTTCAGAATTTTGAATTTGAATTGATTAAATTCTCTTCAATGACGTCTCCGTTTTCTGAGGAGGAATTCAATAAAATGTCTGAAAAAGAAATGACAGACAAGTTATATGAAATTGTTACTGAACATTACAAAAATAAAATTGAGAGAAATGCAGTTTTAGCTTTTCCAGTAATTAAAGACGTTTTTGAAAATGAAGGTGATAGATATGAACGAATTGTAGTTCCTTTTACAGATGGAAGTAAATCTTTACAAGTTGTTACCAATTTAAAAGAAGCGTATGAAAGTGAAGGAAAAAGTTTGGTTACCGATTTTGAGAAAAATATCACATTAGCAATTATTGATGAGAACTGGAAAGAGCATTTACGTAAAATGGACGAGTTAAAACAGTCTGTACAAAATGCTTCTTATGAGCAAAAAGATCCTTTATTAATTTATAAGTTCGAGGCTTTTGAATTGTTCAAAAAGACAGTTGACGAAATAAATAAGGAAGTTTTATCATTCTTATTTAAAGGAGAATTGCCTGTACAAGACCGTTCTCAAATTTCCGAAGCTAGAAGTCAGAAAAAAGAGCGTTTAAATACGAGTAAGGCAGATGTTCAGAATTCAACTGAACAAGCAATTCAAAATTCTAGACCTCAAAAATCTGAACCTGTTGAAACCATGGTTAGAGAACAACCAAAAATCGGAAGAAACGAACGAGTTACCATTAAAAACGTAATGAGTGGTGTAGAAAAAGAGGTAAAATATAAACAAGCCATTCCTTTAATTGAAAAAGGAGAGTTTGTTTTGGTAAATAAATAA
- a CDS encoding HEAT repeat domain-containing protein, whose amino-acid sequence MKLEEFIQENKLKFDNEVMSEKATISFEKLVQKELHQPKKKKIYYLKYIAVAACFAVVFSVGFWFVNQNKTSSVESELMANLENESAGKRLEAVYQFNDEYKKEDARIINRLVEIIHKDENANVKIATIDALLQFPSNEKIRKNLIMALENEHKPLVQIKLIKALSILRENRAQKPLEKIINNEQTFPIVKNNATLAMVKIKK is encoded by the coding sequence ATGAAATTAGAAGAATTTATACAGGAAAATAAATTAAAATTTGATAATGAAGTAATGTCAGAAAAAGCAACTATTTCTTTCGAAAAATTGGTGCAAAAAGAATTACATCAACCTAAAAAGAAAAAGATTTATTATTTAAAATACATTGCTGTTGCTGCTTGTTTTGCTGTTGTTTTTTCAGTGGGATTTTGGTTCGTAAATCAAAATAAGACTTCTTCAGTTGAAAGTGAGTTAATGGCAAATTTGGAAAATGAATCTGCTGGAAAACGTTTGGAAGCTGTATATCAATTTAATGATGAATACAAAAAAGAAGATGCAAGAATCATAAATAGATTGGTAGAAATTATTCATAAAGATGAAAATGCAAATGTAAAAATTGCAACTATTGATGCGCTTTTACAATTTCCATCAAACGAAAAAATAAGAAAGAATTTAATAATGGCTTTAGAAAATGAACACAAGCCTTTGGTACAAATAAAATTGATTAAAGCTTTAAGTATTTTAAGAGAAAACCGTGCACAAAAACCTCTTGAAAAAATAATAAATAATGAACAAACCTTTCCTATTGTTAAAAACAACGCAACTTTAGCAATGGTTAAAATTAAAAAATAA
- a CDS encoding RNA polymerase sigma factor — MNTKQLIQQCKLNNYSAQIKIYHNYKNMMFAAAIRILKSREEAEDVVQDCFIKSFQKIHQLNDDANLGAWLKRIVVHKSLDVIRTQKKIIWIDETLVLETESQVDEDEIENNISIDFIKDCIYQLKEKYSIILVLYMIENYNHREIGEMLNIKESTVRNQYKRGKDQLLKMIQKK, encoded by the coding sequence TTGAATACAAAACAACTTATACAACAATGCAAACTGAATAACTATTCAGCACAAATAAAAATATATCATAATTACAAAAATATGATGTTTGCTGCTGCAATAAGAATTCTAAAAAGTAGGGAAGAAGCAGAAGATGTGGTACAAGATTGTTTTATAAAAAGTTTTCAAAAAATTCATCAATTAAATGATGATGCAAATTTAGGTGCTTGGTTAAAAAGAATTGTTGTTCATAAATCTTTAGATGTTATTAGAACACAAAAAAAGATTATTTGGATTGATGAAACGCTCGTTTTAGAAACTGAAAGCCAAGTTGATGAAGATGAAATTGAAAATAATATTTCAATCGATTTTATAAAAGATTGTATCTATCAATTAAAAGAAAAATACAGTATTATTTTGGTTTTATATATGATTGAAAATTACAACCATAGAGAAATAGGAGAGATGCTAAACATTAAAGAAAGTACCGTAAGAAATCAATATAAAAGAGGGAAAGACCAACTTTTAAAAATGATTCAGAAAAAGTAA